The DNA segment GTCTGTATTCGGCGATCGCTCTACTCTTTTGGACATTCTTGACTATATTAAATGTGTGTTCACGAAACAGTGGCGTAAAGCACTGCTTAGATGTGACGACGCAGAGTGTTATATCGAAAGGCGATGAAAAGCCCGAATAAAACGACGTACTCTGCTACAAAGGAAGTAAATACAGCAGCAATACAATTTGTTAGAAGGCGTCACCACAAATGTGGCGTACCGGGTCCAAGATTAGGGCTCATAAACTGAAAGGAAGAAATCGATGAAAAATTCTAAATTTGCCTATTCAATGATGGCCGTCGTTCTGGGTACTGCACTGATGAGTGGTAGCGCTCTGGCCGCAACCACAACTGATAGCGCAGGTGCAAAAATCGATAGTTCCATGAAGAAAGTTGATAACTACATGGGCGACAGCGCCATCACAGCAAAAGTGAAAAGTGCACTGGTAGATGATAAAGCCATTAAAAGCACCGACATCTCTGTGACCACGACTTCAGGTGTTGTCACCCTGAGCGGCTTTGTATCCTCACAGGCTGAAGCTGAGCAGGCAGTTGCCGCAGCGACTAAAGTTGAAGGCGTGAAATCTGTCAGTGACAAATTGCATACCAAAGACAAAAGCGAACAAAGCGTGAAAGGCTACGCCGGTGATTCCGCCACAACGGCTTCTGTAAAAGCCAAACTGCTGGCTGACGACATCGTGCCTTCACGTAACGTGAAAGTAGAAACCACGGCAGGCGTTGTACAGCTTTCCGGTGATGTGAAAGATAAGGCACAGTCCGACCGTGCTGAAAGCGTTGCGAAGACCGTTGATGGCGTGAAAAGCGTTAAAAACGACCTGAAAGTTGCACCGTAATTTCGCAGAACGACAGCAGTAAACGGCGCCCCCTACGGGCAGGGCGCCGGAAGTGAACGACATATTTTGAACAACATATAACGATATACCGTACCTCCTGCACATTGTTCGGTACTGAAGACTTACGTAATACCTGAGTGAACATTTATTTGGAAAATAAGCGTTGGTTTTCACTAACACTTTCATTTTTCCGACTATCTTTATTAGGTAAGTGATGATTTTTATCTCCGGTATTTGCCGGCTAATAAAGTGTCACCAAGAGAATGTACACCGAGACTTCAGACCGGAAGTAGGAGTGTCACCTTTTTAAACTGGCAAAGTGAATATATAGGGTAAAGGAGAAGCTTATGTTTCGTTGGGGCATTATTTTTCTAATCATCGCGTTGATCGCGGCGGCACTGGGTTTTGGTGGTTTGGCTGGTACAGCTGCCTGGGCTGCAAAAATCGTATTCGTAGTGGGTATCATTCTGTTCCTGGTCAGCCTGTTTACCGGTCGTAAACGGCTCTGACAATAACGTTATGAAGTCATAACGTTAGCAGATATACCGCAGTAAAAATCGCATCGCCCTCTTGTCTGAAGATATGGCTTAACCGCCGTGTGTTCTGAGAAGGGGGCGTTGCTTTTTTGTGGAATGATGTGTTTGATTGATGAGTTCCGTTAACAAGAAGTAACGATTTTATCCTCACATTTTGGCAAGAAACTCACTCAAACCCGGCAGACAAGGTATGCTCAGAAAAGAGGCCTGCCTGCTGAGGCTAAATGTGTGAGGACGATGCGTTGGGATACAGAATACCTGTCACGCTGGGGAATATAGAACCGCTGGCGTATAAACCTTACCGGCCGGGCAAGATTGCTCTGGTGTGCGAGGGGGGAGGGCAGAGAGGCATTTTTACCGCGGGTGTGCTGGATGAATTTCAGCGTGCCCATTTTAATCCCTTCGATTTATATCTGGGGACCTCCGCCGGTGCACAAAACCTTTCGGCCTTTGTGTGCGGACAACCCGGCTACGCCCGCAGAGTGATTACCCGCTACACTACCAGCCCTGATTTTTTCAATCCTCTGCGCTTTGTGCGTGGAGGTCATCTTATCGATCTCGACTGGCTGGTGGATGAAACTGCTAAAAACATGCCACTGGCGATGGAAAGTGCGGAGAAGCTGTTGATCGATGGCCGCGAGTTTCTGATGTGTGCCTGCCGTAGTGATGACTACACAGCCAATTATTTTGCGCCAACGCGCGAGAACTGGCTGCCGGTGATTAAAGCCTCGAGTGCCATTCCAGGCTTTTACCGCATGGGCGTGGATCTTGACGGCATCAGTTATCAGGACGGCGGCATCAGTGATGCGATTCCGGTGGAAGAAGCCTACCGTCGCGGCGCAGATACTATCGTGGTGATCCGCACCGTCCCGTCGGCGATGTTCTATACGCCGCAGTGGATGAAACGCATGGAGCAGTGGCTGAGCGAAAGCAGTCTTCAGCAACTGGTGCGCATGATGCAGCATCACGAAAACAGCTATCACCGCATTCAGCAGTTTATTGAGAATCCACCGGGCGACGTGCGGATTTTTGAAATATTCCCGCCGAAGCCCCTGGCCAGCCACGCGCTTGGCAGCCGTTTGCCAGCGCTCAATCAGGATTATCATCTGGGACGCCGCTGTGGCCGGTATTTCTTATCTGCCGCCGCGCACTGGTTATTGCCGCGTGAAAACGAGCGCCCTTATCCGCAGGTGACGCCGCGCCCGGCGCGTCCTCAGCGCGTGGTCGTGCCCGCGAACGAACCGGAACATGAAACGCCGCTGGCCGCCGCGGTCAGCACCGTCGAACAGATTGTGCTCGATCCGGCCGTGCTCACGGATATGGTGGCTGACGGCGGCGTTGTACGTCCGGCCGCATTTCAGGACAACACGATGGGAGAACATCGTTCGCAAAACCTCTCTTCCGACGTGGATCCTGTGGAACATTACTCCGCCAGCGAAGGCGATAAGCTGTGAGTTTTCACTTTGTGGATACCCACTGCCATTTCGATTTCCCGCCGTTTACCGGCGCGGAAGCCGAAAGCCTGCGTCTGGCCGAACAGGCCGGAGTGCAGGAAATCATCGTCCCCGCGGTGACCGCCGATCGTTTTGACGGTATTCTCGCACTGGCAAAAAACTTCCCGCCGCTGTACGCCGCGCTGGGCCTGCATCCTTTGTATATCGCGCAGCATAAAGATAACGATCTGGAGCAGCTGGATGCACTGCTCAGCCGGCACTGTCCGCACGTGGTGGCGGTCGGTGAAATCGGGCTGGATTTGTTTATGGAAACACCGATGTTTGAGCAACAACAAGCGCTGCTCAAAGCGCAGTTCGCGCTGGCAAAACGAGAGATGCTTCCGGTGATCCTGCATTCGCGCCGCAGCCACGATCATCTGGCAGCTATGCTGCGTCAGGCGAAACTTCCGGCTACCGGCGTGGTTCACGGGTTTGCAGGCAGCCTTTCTCAGGCGCAGGCATTTATCAAAATGGGTTTTGCCATTGGCGTCGGCGGGACCATCAGCTACGAACGCGCACAGAAAACCCGTCAGGTGATGGCGCAATTGCCGCTTTCTTCTTTGCTGCTGGAAACGGATGCGCCGGATATGCCGCTTCAGGGTTTTCAGGGGCAGCCCAATCGCCCGGAACGAGCCGCCACGGTGTTTGAGGTGTTGTGTCAGTTACGCAGTGAAACGCCGCAAGAGATTGCCGATGCGCTGCTCGCCAATACTCGTCGGGTGTTCAATCTTCCTCCTGCGCTGTAAACTTCCTCTTGGTTTTGTGATTTAAATAACATTTATCCATATCCATCATTCCTTTATAACGCGAGTTAAACCGTAAGTTGAGAATTAGGTTCTCTTTGAAATGTTATTATTATAACATTGACCGCAAGATTACCGGTCGGTGATCCCCGCGAGTCCGCCCGAACTCCTTTTGTCACGAATCGGGTATACACTCTTATATGGGCCGAATACTGAGCATAATGCCGGGTAAATGTGATTTAGATCTCATTTCATCAAGCAACGTTGCAAACGGTTTTCATTTTGTGTGAAATACTGCACACAGGAACCTGACGTGACGTGTTCAAATAGTCACAACGAATTGGCGTCAGCCAATGAAAGCGCGGTGAGAAGGATCTCAGTTGCCGCGTAAGCCATCCAAAGCGCTTACGCATGCTATCTTCAAGGAACCAAGTCCGCTCGCCAACCGTGCAGAATTCTTCTTCGACGTTAACCGCCGAAAGGAATTCATGACTGTATGCTCAGTTCTGGCTGGTCGCTGGAATTGAAAATTGTTGGAGAGTTATATGACCGATTTAACCGCCGCAGCACAACGTGCGCTGAACCTGATGGATTTAACCACCCTGAACGAAGACGACACCGATGCAAAAGTGATCGCGCTTTGTCATCAGGCAAAAAGCCCGGCAGGTAACACCGCTGCTGTGTGCATTTATCCTCGTTTTATCCCGATTGCCCGTAAAACCCTGCGCGAGCAAGGTACGCCGGACATCCGCATTGCTACCGTGACCAACTTCCCGCACGGGAACGACGATCTTGAGATTGCGCTGGCTGAAACCCGTGCCGCTATCGCTTACGGCGCAGATGAAGTTGACGTGGTCTTCCCGTACCGCGCGCTGATGGCCGGTAATGAGCAGGTTGGTTTTGAAATGGTGAAACAGTGCAAAGAAGCCTGTGCCGCTGCCAATGTCCTGCTGAAAGTGATCATCGAAACCGGTGAACTCAAGCAAGACGCGCTGATCCGTAAAGCGTCT comes from the Enterobacteriaceae bacterium Kacie_13 genome and includes:
- the osmY gene encoding molecular chaperone OsmY, translated to MKNSKFAYSMMAVVLGTALMSGSALAATTTDSAGAKIDSSMKKVDNYMGDSAITAKVKSALVDDKAIKSTDISVTTTSGVVTLSGFVSSQAEAEQAVAAATKVEGVKSVSDKLHTKDKSEQSVKGYAGDSATTASVKAKLLADDIVPSRNVKVETTAGVVQLSGDVKDKAQSDRAESVAKTVDGVKSVKNDLKVAP
- a CDS encoding DUF1328 domain-containing protein — its product is MFRWGIIFLIIALIAAALGFGGLAGTAAWAAKIVFVVGIILFLVSLFTGRKRL
- a CDS encoding patatin family protein, which produces MCEDDALGYRIPVTLGNIEPLAYKPYRPGKIALVCEGGGQRGIFTAGVLDEFQRAHFNPFDLYLGTSAGAQNLSAFVCGQPGYARRVITRYTTSPDFFNPLRFVRGGHLIDLDWLVDETAKNMPLAMESAEKLLIDGREFLMCACRSDDYTANYFAPTRENWLPVIKASSAIPGFYRMGVDLDGISYQDGGISDAIPVEEAYRRGADTIVVIRTVPSAMFYTPQWMKRMEQWLSESSLQQLVRMMQHHENSYHRIQQFIENPPGDVRIFEIFPPKPLASHALGSRLPALNQDYHLGRRCGRYFLSAAAHWLLPRENERPYPQVTPRPARPQRVVVPANEPEHETPLAAAVSTVEQIVLDPAVLTDMVADGGVVRPAAFQDNTMGEHRSQNLSSDVDPVEHYSASEGDKL
- a CDS encoding metal-dependent hydrolase; the protein is MSFHFVDTHCHFDFPPFTGAEAESLRLAEQAGVQEIIVPAVTADRFDGILALAKNFPPLYAALGLHPLYIAQHKDNDLEQLDALLSRHCPHVVAVGEIGLDLFMETPMFEQQQALLKAQFALAKREMLPVILHSRRSHDHLAAMLRQAKLPATGVVHGFAGSLSQAQAFIKMGFAIGVGGTISYERAQKTRQVMAQLPLSSLLLETDAPDMPLQGFQGQPNRPERAATVFEVLCQLRSETPQEIADALLANTRRVFNLPPAL
- the deoC gene encoding deoxyribose-phosphate aldolase, translating into MTDLTAAAQRALNLMDLTTLNEDDTDAKVIALCHQAKSPAGNTAAVCIYPRFIPIARKTLREQGTPDIRIATVTNFPHGNDDLEIALAETRAAIAYGADEVDVVFPYRALMAGNEQVGFEMVKQCKEACAAANVLLKVIIETGELKQDALIRKASEIAIKAGADFIKTSTGKVPENATLHSAELMMSVIAEMGVGKDVGFKPAGGVKTAEDAAQYLALADRLLGREWADSRHFRFGASSLLASLLTTLGHAGQKATSSY